The Verrucomicrobiota bacterium sequence TGAAGGCGGGATCGCCCCACGGACCGGAGCAATCATACACGCGCACGGGTTCATTCGTTTCGACCGTGCCGGTGTAAGACTTGGTCGGCGTGAGTTCGATCTCGCGCATCGGCACGCGGATATCAGGATAAATCGTGCCTTCAACAAGAATCTTTTTGCTGTTGGGCAATTGTTCGCTGCTATGCGGTTCAAACGAATCTTTGGTCGCGATCATAGGACTATCTTTCAGTAGCCGATGGTCGAGGTCGAATCCCGAGACATCGGCAGTCCAGGAAGCTTGGTGAAGTGAACGTCCCTTCGCCAGCATTACCTGGAGCAGGTTCAACGGGTCTGCCGCGCTCCCGCACAGCACTCTCAGCCTTTGTCTCCCGCGACTGCGGAAGGCCGGTTGGCTCCCCTTACACGGTTGAAAATAGATTCGTAATACCAAAGCGTCAAGGAAACGAAATGGTATTATTGGAGCAAGGTATGGCGCAAAATCTGGTAGGCGACATTGAAGTAAATGATTATTCCGGTGACATCAACCAACGTCGCAACAAACGGAGCGGAGGATGCCGCCGGGTCGAATCCCAAGCGGCGAAGGACAAACGGCAACATCGAGCCAACGACGCTGCCCCACAAAACCACACCCACCAGGCTGATGGATACCGTGAAAGCCACGAGCGCGTAGTGCTCGGTGTAAAGCGTTTCCTTGTGCGGCCATAGGAAAATACGAATCAGAACAATCGTGGCGAGCACGGCGCCCAGCGCTACTCCAGCAAGCAGTTCGCGCCGTAACACCCGCCACCAATCGCGGAGGTCAACATCACGCACCGCCATAGCCCGAATGATCAGAGAAGTAGCTTGCGAACCCGAGTTGCCACCGCTCGAAAGAATTAACGGCAGAAAAAGCGCCAGCACCGCCGCTTTGGCGATTTCACCTTCGAAGTAGCCCATCGCCGTAGCGGTGAACATTTCGCTGACAAACAAAATGGACAGCCAGCCGGCGCGCTTCTTGATCATCGAGAGCAGACCGATCTTGAGATACGGCGCGTCGAGCGCTTCCATACCGCCGAGCTTTTGGATGTCCTCGGTGGCCTCCTTTTCCGCCAGATCCAGCACGTCATCGACAGTGACGACGCCTACCAAAACATCTTTCACATCCATCACGGGGAGAATCGTAACGTCGTATTTCTTAAACGCCGCAATGGCGGTTTCCTGGTCATCGGTGGCGCGTAGAGCAATGTTGCGGTTTTCAAGAAGCTCCACCACCGGCGTTGACGGTTCGGCCACCACCAGATTGCGCAGGCGCACCCAGTCCACCAGTTTTCCCTTTTCGTCCACGACATAGAGTTGATTGAGCGATTCGCGCCTCCGCCCTTCCCGGCGCAAGTGGGCCAGGACTTCTTCCACCGTCCAGGTTTTCTTGATGGCGACATACTCCGGCGTCATCCGGCGGCCGATGGAGTCCTTGGGATAGCCGAGCAGATCAGCGGCGATCTTCCGTTCTTCCGGCGAAAGCAGATTCAAAAGTTTCTGCGTTGCCGCGGCCGGCAATTCTTCGAGCAGCGCAGTGCGGTCGTCCGGCGAAAGGTCGTTTAAGATTTGCGCCACTTGCTCGTTGCCCAATGCATGAACGAGTTGTTCCTGATCCTCCAGGCTCAGATACTCGAAAACGTCCGCCGCAAGCTCATGTGGCAAGATGCGGAGCAGGACGGCCTCTTCATCCGGTTTGAGGTCAGTGAAAATCTCAGCGAGGTCCGGCGGCTTAAACCCGCAGAGGATCTCGCGGAGTTGATTGAAATTCCGTTGTCGAATCAACTCGGCAAGTTCCGGCTGGAGCAGGTTGCCAATCATACCGCTGCCGATTAAAGCCGCAGTTGAACTCGGATGCCAAGAATCAAAAAAGCCGTTCCGCATCACACGGAACGGCGTTGTTAAGCCGCGGCAGATTTGCTATCCTGTCCCGGCTTCGAAAGATTTACCGCAACCACAGCTTTGGCGCGCGTTGGGGTTGGAGATCTTGAAACCACCGCCGGTCAACGCGTCGGAAAAGTCGATCACGGTGCCGCGCAGATAATTGGCGCTGAAGGGATCAACCAGCACGGAGACGCCGTGAAAAGCACTGACCAGGTCGTCGGCCCGCGGTTCGTCGAACACCATTCCGTATTGCATGCCGGAGCAGCCGCCGTCCTCCACGTAAACCCGGAGAGATTTGCCGGCGTTTTCCGGTTGCTCCTGCAACATCTCTTTCACGTGGCTGGCCGCGCCTTCCGTCAGACTGACAGCGGATTCATTTGAGGTCACGGTTTCCATTGCAAGGAAAATTAACAGTCGAGGTTGCCGGTGTCAATCTGAGCAGTAAACAAATTTTACTTTTTTTGGAGCTGAAAATGTTCCTCGGCTTTTTTAATTTTAATTTCCAGCGCGGTCCGCATCGGTGGCAATAGATCCAGCATGCGCTGGTAGAGCTTCACAGCCTGTTCCCATTGCTTCGCTGCCTCGGCAAGATTACCGGCGGCGAGACCGGCCTGCTTGAGCCAATAAAGATCGGGCTTTTCTTCTCCGCGCAGATTATGTCCGTAAACCACGTTGAGATAGCGGTTCAGCGCGAGTTCCAACAGTTGCTCCCGTTCCGCATCAGATTTAAGAGCTGCCTGCTTTTCGAACACCATCGCCAGCTTCACTTCCGCCTGACTGCGCACTGTGGCGTCGGCATACGCGTTGGTCAATACCTGCTGAAAGTAGCTGGCGGCCAGATCGTAGCGCTTGGGATCATCCGCCCCGAGTTGGAAACAGCACTCGCCAATCTGGCCCAGCGCCAGAGCCGCCAGGTTGGTTGGAAAATCCTGCACCACACGTTTGTAAGCATTGATTGCTTGGGTGAAATCATCCGGCGATTTCACCTGGTCAGTCTTGAACTTCTCAAAAATCGTGTCTCCCAGTTTCAGATACGCGTCGGCCAGCAGTTCCGGTGGGCTGTTGGTTTTTTCCACCAGAACATTGATCAACTTGGAAAAATAGGCGCTCGCTTCGGAATAATTCTGGCGGGCAAAGGCCGCCTTTCCCGCGAGCATGCGCGCCCGAAAGATCAACTCCGAGGGCGGCCATTTCTGGTTTTGGTACAAGAGCTGGGCATTATTCTCCGCATTTACGAAATCGCCGGCATTGAAGTAATGGTCAGCGACCCAATACTGGGCGAGCGGGGCGAGATCATTTGTTGGAAAGCGGGCGACAAAACCGGTGAACAGCGTCAGCGCATTGGTTTCGTTGCCGGCCTTGTAATTTGCGCTGGCGCGGGAATACTCCGCGCCCGCGCGCGCTGCGTGATTGGTGAATTCGGTCAGCCAGGCGTCATATCGGCTGATCGCCGCGGGCCAGTTGCCTTCCTGTTCGTAAGTACGCGCAATCGCCAGCTCCACTTCTGGCAGAAGGGACGAATGGGGAATCAGTTTCTCAATTTGGGAAAACAACTCGCGCGCTTTGGCGGGATCACCCTGGCTGTTTAAAGTCTGACCGACCAACAACAATCCGCGATCAACGTAAAAACTGGCCGGATACTCGGTGAGGATTCTCGTCAGCGCATTGGTCGCACCGATCAGATTGGTGGTCGCCAGACTGGCCCGCAACAGTTGGTAAAGCGCCGGTTCGAACAAATTGGTTTTGACCTGTGGCAGCGAGGTATATCGGTCGATGATCAAATTGTAGTTGGTTGCGGCGCCGGCAAAATCTTTAATCTCGAATTGAGCGTCCGCCAGTTTGAAGCGAGCGACGGCCTGATCGTAGGACGCGGGCAATTTTTCAACCGCACTTTGGAACGCCGCCTTGCTTTCCGGCACCTTGCCTTCCTCCCACAAACACCAACCGCGATCCAACTGTGCTTTGCCAAAAAACTCGCTGTTGGTGAAAACCGTGACGAGCCGGTCGAAGTGCGAGTGCGCCTGCTGGAGCAGATTGGTGCTGGTGGCGCGCAGTCCGGGGTCTCCGGACTTCGCGTCGCGCTCCCGCAACGAGCCGTACTCCTTGAGGCGCAACTCGCCAAGAGTCAGCAGGGCCATGTCTGACAGGGCATCGTTGGGATATTGATTCAAAAATTTTTCCAACCGGCTGATTGTGTCCGCGATCTTATTTTGCGCCAGTGACAACTCGACGACTTTCAAGAGGGCCTGTCGGCGCCGTTCAACTGGGAATTCCGGCGCTATGTTTTGATCATAAACTGCCACGGCTTCCGCCAACCTGTTCATGCCCTCTAAAGTCTCCGCGTGAAATGCCACACTCTCCGCCTGCAAAACCGGCTGTCCAGAA is a genomic window containing:
- the mgtE gene encoding magnesium transporter; this translates as MIGNLLQPELAELIRQRNFNQLREILCGFKPPDLAEIFTDLKPDEEAVLLRILPHELAADVFEYLSLEDQEQLVHALGNEQVAQILNDLSPDDRTALLEELPAAATQKLLNLLSPEERKIAADLLGYPKDSIGRRMTPEYVAIKKTWTVEEVLAHLRREGRRRESLNQLYVVDEKGKLVDWVRLRNLVVAEPSTPVVELLENRNIALRATDDQETAIAAFKKYDVTILPVMDVKDVLVGVVTVDDVLDLAEKEATEDIQKLGGMEALDAPYLKIGLLSMIKKRAGWLSILFVSEMFTATAMGYFEGEIAKAAVLALFLPLILSSGGNSGSQATSLIIRAMAVRDVDLRDWWRVLRRELLAGVALGAVLATIVLIRIFLWPHKETLYTEHYALVAFTVSISLVGVVLWGSVVGSMLPFVLRRLGFDPAASSAPFVATLVDVTGIIIYFNVAYQILRHTLLQ
- a CDS encoding tetratricopeptide repeat protein codes for the protein MLRLIAILLTLALAEAPLSAASQAEKHAFDDAAKSFDGHWWDRAEKQFGEFAIQFPNSERKPEAILLQGEARFKLKLYTGVIDLLAANLGKAGAWADQYHYWLAQASFESGNYQAAADAFAKVVNDFPASTNRLEASIGEAAARFNLKDWSGVTNRLRQTNGVFQQAAKARPDSESVVRGDLLLSEALLALKEFKSAEETVQPLSKIKMNPTLDWRRQFLLCRIQRAAGRTAESLASTTNLVALATASGQPVLQAESVAFHAETLEGMNRLAEAVAVYDQNIAPEFPVERRRQALLKVVELSLAQNKIADTISRLEKFLNQYPNDALSDMALLTLGELRLKEYGSLRERDAKSGDPGLRATSTNLLQQAHSHFDRLVTVFTNSEFFGKAQLDRGWCLWEEGKVPESKAAFQSAVEKLPASYDQAVARFKLADAQFEIKDFAGAATNYNLIIDRYTSLPQVKTNLFEPALYQLLRASLATTNLIGATNALTRILTEYPASFYVDRGLLLVGQTLNSQGDPAKARELFSQIEKLIPHSSLLPEVELAIARTYEQEGNWPAAISRYDAWLTEFTNHAARAGAEYSRASANYKAGNETNALTLFTGFVARFPTNDLAPLAQYWVADHYFNAGDFVNAENNAQLLYQNQKWPPSELIFRARMLAGKAAFARQNYSEASAYFSKLINVLVEKTNSPPELLADAYLKLGDTIFEKFKTDQVKSPDDFTQAINAYKRVVQDFPTNLAALALGQIGECCFQLGADDPKRYDLAASYFQQVLTNAYADATVRSQAEVKLAMVFEKQAALKSDAEREQLLELALNRYLNVVYGHNLRGEEKPDLYWLKQAGLAAGNLAEAAKQWEQAVKLYQRMLDLLPPMRTALEIKIKKAEEHFQLQKK
- a CDS encoding iron-sulfur cluster assembly accessory protein; its protein translation is METVTSNESAVSLTEGAASHVKEMLQEQPENAGKSLRVYVEDGGCSGMQYGMVFDEPRADDLVSAFHGVSVLVDPFSANYLRGTVIDFSDALTGGGFKISNPNARQSCGCGKSFEAGTG